In a single window of the Manis javanica isolate MJ-LG chromosome 16, MJ_LKY, whole genome shotgun sequence genome:
- the FOXQ1 gene encoding forkhead box protein Q1, whose translation MKLEVFGPHAALRDKPGSDLEGAGGSDVPSPPSTAGDDSLGSDGDCAANSPAAGGSAGELAGRGERSASGRPGAAEGAAAAAGGHEQAGAGGTEGARSKPYTRRPKPPYSYIALIAMAIRDSAGGRLTLAEINEYLMSKFPFFRGSYTGWRNSVRHNLSLNDCFVKVLRDPSRPWGKDNYWMLNPNSEYTFADGVFRRRRKRLSHRAAAPAPGLRPEEAGSPPAAAPPPPAPAAPASPRARSPARQERRAIPAGKFSSSFAIDSILSKPFRSRRDADSPGARLPWGAAPCPPLTPYPALLPGAPGGALLPLCAYGAAEPALLGARGAETPPAPHLLLAPLSSPAPAKQLRGRAACGGAHLYCPLRLPAALQAATACGPGAHLPYPLETLLA comes from the coding sequence ATGAAGTTGGAGGTATTCGGCCCCCACGCGGCCCTCCGGGACAAACCGGGTAGTGACCTGGAGGGCGCAGGCGGCAGCGACGTGCCATCTCCGCCGTCGACAGCCGGCGATGACTCCCTGGGCTCGGACGGGGACTGCGCGGCCAACAGCCCGGCGGCAGGCGGCAGCGCGGGGGAGCTGGCGGGCCGCGGCGAGAGGAGCGCGAGCGGCAGGCCGGGCGCCGCggagggggcggcggcggcggcgggggggcACGAGCAGGCCGGCGCGGGGGGCACCGAGGGCGCGCGCAGCAAGCCGTACACGCGGCGGCCCAAGCCCCCGTACTCCTACATCGCGCTCATCGCCATGGCCATCCGCGACTCGGCGGGCGGGCGCCTGACGCTGGCCGAGATCAACGAGTACCTCATGAGCAAGTTCCCGTTCTTCCGCGGCAGCTACACGGGCTGGCGCAACTCGGTGCGCCACAACCTCTCGCTCAACGACTGCTTCGTCAAGGTGCTGCGCGACCCGTCGCGGCCCTGGGGCAAGGACAACTACTGGATGCTCAACCCCAACAGCGAGTACACCTTCGCCGACGGGGTCTTCCGCCGCCGCCGCAAGCGCCTCAGCCACCGGGCGGCAGCTCCCGCACCCGGGCTTCGGCCCGAGGAAGCCGGGTCCCCGCCTGCCGCGGCgcccccgccgcccgcgcccgccgCCCCGGCCTCGCCCCGAGCGCGTTCGCCCGCCCGCCAGGAAAGGCGCGCCATCCCTGCAGGCAAGTTCTCCAGTTCCTTCGCCATAGACAGCATCCTCAGCAAGCCCTTCCGCAGCCGTCGCGACGCGGACAGCCCCGGGGCGCGGCTGCCGTGGGGCGCTGCGCCCTGCCCGCCTCTGACCCCGTACCCCGCGCTCCTCCCGGGGGCGCCCGGCGGGGCCCTGTTACCGCTCTGCGCCTACGGCGCGGCCGAGCCGGCGCTGCTGGGCGCGCGCGGAGCCGAGACGCCGCCAGCGCCGCACCTCCTGCTCGCGCCCCTTTCCTCCCCGGCCCCTGCCAAGCAGCTCCGAGGCCGGGCGGCGTGCGGCGGCGCGCACCTGTACTGCCCCCTGAGGCTGCCCGCGGCCCTGCAGGCGGCAACGGCCTGCGGGCCGGGCGCGCACCTGCCCTACCCGCTGGAGACGCTCCTGGCCTGA
- the LOC140846877 gene encoding uncharacterized protein, with the protein MPTPSVPARRRTLFLRGLLGSWCRGRGKLRGEGVQRCGYPLWCPKARRARDFLLDAGSVRICSPFKRPGRAPPWRSQVRARRPGGPETTPAAVRATFREGPAPSALNARGAESLRPWRLQPPLCPGPLEQHLGAGRPWLRIFPTFCPAQYNPAAAPLGGAWVPTAKGGERGGRGGLGSSAGAHQAEAVRLRGRRVSGRRLFVSAAPRSALRLPPMGRARAAAVGVRPPRPQAPQLRGTSSSMAVGWRGMPGGNGRK; encoded by the exons ATGCCCACGCCCTCTGTGCCTGCCCGGCGCCGTACGCTTTTCCTTCGCGGGCTCTTGGGAAGCTGGTGCCGAGGGCGGGGG AAACTTCGGGGTGAAGGCGTGCAGAGGTGCGGTTACCCTCTCTGGTGCCCCAAAGCGCGCCGGGCTCGGGATTTCTTGCTGGACGCAGGAAGTGTACGCATCTGTTCTCCGTTCAAGAGACCGGGAAGGGCTCCTCCCTGGAGGTCGCAGGTGCGGGCCCGGCGTCCTGGAGGCCCGGAGACGACGCCGGCTGCTGTGCGTGCCACCTTTCGGGAGGGTCCGGCGCCTTCAGCCTTGAACGCCCGCGGAGCCGAGTCCCTGAGGCCGTGGCGCCTGCAGCCGCCTCTCTGCCCCGGGCCTCTGGAGCAGCATCTTGGCGCTGGCCGGCCGTGGCTACGTATTTTCCCCACCTTCTGCCCGGCCCAATATAACCCTGCGGCGGCTCCGCTGGGCGGGGCCTGGGTGCCGACGGCAAAGGGTGGGGAACGAGGTGGCCGAGGTGGCCTCGGTTCCTCGGCGGGCGCGCACCAGGCCGAGGCCGTGCGGCTACGGGGCCGCAGAGTCTCTGGGCGCCGGTTGTTTGTTTCGGCTGCGCCCCGCTCCGCCCTCCGCCTCCCGCCAATGGGGAGGGCGCGCGCGGCTGCGGTGGGAGTGCGCCCGCCCCGCCCGCAGGCTCCTCAGCTCAG AGGGACTTCCAGCAGTATGGCAGTTGGCTGGAGAGGAATGCCTGGTGGGAATGGCAGGAAGTGA